A segment of the Corylus avellana chromosome ca2, CavTom2PMs-1.0 genome:
CTCAAATAAATCTCAATTCGTCCAAATGGGGTCATTTTGGGCCTTTTCAAGGTATACAAATGACTTGGGAaactaaaaaccaaaatatcTTCTTAGATATCCAACAGTTTTGAGCTGCCACCTCCCTTATCTCTTCCCTCCAAACTGCATCATCCTCACCCAGAGAGAGTGAAAGAACCATGCATTCCTCAATCTGCATGCCCATTTCACCATCTTCCCACACTCTTTTGAAATCCAACAACAACTGTTTTCTGGGTGACCATCTTTCTTCAACACCATCTTTACCTCTCAGAAGAAGACCCTCTCTAGCTACCAGAGCCCTTCTATCAACTACCAAAGAAGCAGTCCTGAAGGATTTTCATGAACGAAGAGCTCTCAAGGTACTTTCAGACCCACTTCCCATTTTctgtaatcatttttttttttttttctatttctcctATGCTTGGATCCTGGGGAAGAGTAACAATTTTTTGTTCTCCTATGCTTAGTTTAAGGTaagattttgtttctgtttttgtttttgttttttttcgaTTTTCACTGCAATCATACAGGGGAGAGAGATTTGATGCTATTGCTTAAACTCAGttattaattcttttgtttttctaatttccttttttctctgtgttctctttttctttattatgtCTCTTTAATGGGCTAGAGAAGGAGCTTTCTCTGCTCTCCAAATGCAATGTTGCATAATTTCAGAGAATTTTagattttcacagttttataATCCTTCTAATTAAGagaattttaattcaattgcaAATTGCACTACTGTATGTACTTAATCGTGTCCTTTACAGATTATCTCAGGATTGCAGAATTTCAATAAAGACAATGTTGCTTCAGTTGTTACTGCTGCAGAGAAGGTAGGTTTGAAGTTACCTTCTAGATTATCCCAAGTCACAAATTTAAGATTAATTAACAATTGATGAAATATGTTGTACTGTAAGCAATTTTCATGCATTTCATGAggttgatttaatcatttaattagtattgtagtactttttttcttcttcaatattttggtttttcataTATTGTAAGAACTACATCACAGTTGTTCAAGTTGTCTATGCATGgacaattaaaagaaattgattgTAAACCACATTACTTGCCATTGTAGTAGAAGCTAGTAATTGCCTTAAAACTTTGCTATTTTTCTTACAAGCAAAATTTGGTGAATAGTTCTCTCAACAGTTGACTCTTTACTTAATCTGTAGCAGTGCTTTGTGCATATGTGCTTTAACTTTGCTATTTCCCTAACATCAAGATATTAATTTGCTTCTTTACCAGAGTGCAATTTGCAtactgtttttttgtttctttttgttgaaCGTCACTGTCCTCCCAAACTTATAGCTCACATTATCATGTCATCATACCTACAGGGGGGAGCAACTCATGTGGATATAGCTTGTGACCCAGAGTTAGTGAAGCTTGCCATCAGTTTAACTTCTCTCCCGGTAAATTCATATTCTCCAAACAGCATTTTTGATCATTTGCTTTCATATTGTACATTCGAGGAAGAGATTCTAATTATTTTCGGTAATCGCATATTTGCTGTACTTTGTGGCACAGAAATGTATCTTGATAAACAACAATTTTAGATAAATAACAGGAGAgaggtgaggaaaaaaaaaaaaaaaagaagcagaacCAAAGTGAAGAAGACCGGAACTCCATATGATGTGTTTAAGCTTCAAAATTTGAGTCTTCTGTAATTTATGATGAATCAATATATCATCAGCAACCCCATTAAGCCAAGCATCATTACTTTTTGTTGAGAAGATGCTAATGGACTCATAAAtatgttgaaaattttatagcagttttatttttgtgaactGAATATGCATTCCCTTTGCAGGTATGTGTTTCTTCCGTGGATCCAGAAGCATTTCCAGCTGCTGTTGAAGCAGGAGCACTAATGGTTTGACCACAAACTTATTACTTAAATTTTCTATTTGAGCCCATAAGTTTGAATTCTTGTGTCAGTGTCTCTTCACTGGAGTGCTACAAGAATTGAGAAGAATATTACAAACCACATCGTTAAATTGTATTGATAAAGCTGATGGTACGTGCAGGTTGAGATTGGAAACTATGATTCGTTCTATGAGATGGGAGTGGTTTTCACTCCAGAGCAGGTATAAAATTGAATAATTCCCCACAAATAAATTTAACTAGAAACACCCCGAAATTAGA
Coding sequences within it:
- the LOC132171040 gene encoding uncharacterized protein ycf23-like, whose translation is MHSSICMPISPSSHTLLKSNNNCFLGDHLSSTPSLPLRRRPSLATRALLSTTKEAVLKDFHERRALKIISGLQNFNKDNVASVVTAAEKGGATHVDIACDPELVKLAISLTSLPVCVSSVDPEAFPAAVEAGALMVEIGNYDSFYEMGVVFTPEQILNLTKETKRILPSVTLSVTVPHTLSPPDQVKLAENLEQEGVDIIQTEGGKSSYPSKSGVLGLIEKATPTLAAAYSISRAVKIPVMCSSGLSAVTAPMAITAGAAGVGVGSAVNKLNDVVAMIAAVRSIANSLEASAGRHSTFAERALKM